In Nitrospira sp., one DNA window encodes the following:
- the gap gene encoding type I glyceraldehyde-3-phosphate dehydrogenase: MSIRVGINGFGRIGRNVLRASMGDKDLQIVAVNDLTDAKTLAYLLKYDSVHGTLPASVEAKEDHILVDGKPIKVLAIKDPKELPWKALNIDVVIESTGRFTDREAAGKHLSAGAKHVIISAPAKDPDVTIVLGVNDDKFDPKSHHIVSNASCTTNCLAPVAKVLLETFGIKHGIMTTIHSYTNDQQLLDLPHKDLRRARAAGMSMIPTSTGAAKALHLVIPELKGKLDGLAIRVPTPNVSLVDLTVETEKDCDVASVNAAFKKAADGSLKGILKYSEDPIVSIDQKGDDHSATVDAPLTNVVDKRLVKVTAWYDNEWGYSCRVRDLVKVLAGKSTTH, translated from the coding sequence ATGTCCATTCGTGTTGGAATCAATGGATTCGGACGTATCGGGCGCAATGTGCTGCGCGCCTCGATGGGCGACAAAGATCTGCAGATCGTCGCCGTCAACGATCTCACGGACGCCAAAACGCTCGCTTATCTCCTCAAGTACGACTCGGTGCACGGCACCCTTCCGGCAAGTGTGGAGGCCAAGGAAGACCACATCCTCGTGGATGGGAAACCTATTAAAGTGCTCGCGATCAAAGACCCAAAGGAATTACCCTGGAAGGCGCTGAACATCGACGTTGTCATCGAATCGACCGGTCGATTTACCGACCGGGAAGCGGCGGGCAAACACCTGTCTGCCGGAGCCAAGCACGTGATTATCTCGGCACCGGCGAAAGATCCCGATGTGACCATCGTACTCGGCGTGAACGACGACAAGTTCGACCCGAAATCGCATCATATTGTGTCCAACGCCTCCTGCACGACCAACTGCCTGGCGCCTGTTGCCAAAGTTTTGTTGGAAACGTTCGGTATCAAGCATGGAATTATGACCACGATCCATTCCTACACCAACGATCAGCAGCTGCTCGACCTTCCACATAAGGACCTTCGACGCGCCCGTGCAGCCGGCATGTCGATGATTCCCACCAGCACCGGCGCAGCCAAAGCGCTGCATCTCGTCATTCCTGAACTCAAGGGCAAGTTGGATGGACTGGCCATTCGGGTGCCGACGCCGAACGTGTCGCTGGTCGATCTCACTGTCGAAACCGAGAAGGATTGTGACGTAGCGTCCGTCAATGCCGCCTTCAAGAAGGCTGCGGATGGATCACTCAAGGGCATTCTCAAGTACTCTGAAGACCCCATCGTTTCGATCGATCAAAAAGGGGATGATCATTCGGCCACCGTCGATGCCCCGCTGACCAACGTCGTGGACAAGCGCCTCGTCAAAGTCACGGCTTGGTACGACAACGAGTGGGGTTATTCATGCCGAGTCCGCGACCTGGTCAAGGTGCTGGCTGGGAAATCCACCACTCACTGA
- a CDS encoding DUF2283 domain-containing protein, whose protein sequence is MEAVKVFERKDVPLDWDYNDDADTLYLSFGKPKAAVGLDIGEGVVVRYDEQAKEVVGLTIVGVGRRLEEYVKNKP, encoded by the coding sequence ATGGAAGCTGTGAAGGTGTTCGAACGAAAAGATGTGCCTCTGGATTGGGACTACAATGACGACGCCGATACGCTCTACCTGAGCTTCGGCAAGCCGAAGGCCGCTGTGGGTCTTGATATCGGGGAAGGGGTTGTCGTTCGATATGACGAACAGGCCAAGGAAGTCGTAGGGCTCACAATTGTCGGCGTCGGACGCCGGTTGGAAGAATATGTGAAGAATAAGCCGTGA
- the secG gene encoding preprotein translocase subunit SecG produces the protein MLYTLIVIVHVFICFLMIGAILLQSGKGAEIGAAFGGSSQTVFGSRGPANFLSKLTVIVAAVFMATSLSLAILAKQRNVSSTIIDMQSKSAPTAPTAPPAAPPTQSSGDSHPSGETPAAGH, from the coding sequence ATGCTGTATACGCTGATTGTTATCGTCCATGTCTTTATCTGCTTTCTGATGATCGGGGCAATTCTTCTCCAATCAGGGAAAGGAGCGGAGATCGGCGCCGCGTTCGGCGGATCCAGTCAGACGGTGTTCGGAAGCCGTGGCCCCGCCAATTTTTTGAGCAAGCTGACGGTCATTGTGGCGGCGGTGTTCATGGCGACGTCGCTCAGTCTGGCGATTTTAGCGAAGCAACGAAACGTCTCTTCGACCATCATCGATATGCAGTCCAAGAGCGCTCCAACAGCTCCAACAGCTCCACCGGCTGCCCCACCCACTCAATCTTCGGGGGATTCGCATCCTTCAGGAGAGACTCCCGCGGCCGGACATTGA
- a CDS encoding phosphoglycerate kinase, which translates to MNLHKKTIDDVQLRGKRVIIRADFNVPLDESLQITDDTRIRSTLPTINRVVDEGAKVILCSHLGRPKGAFDPKYSLAPVAKRLGRLLGKDVIFAPDCIGPAVEKLVAKMKDGDVLLLENLRFHAGEEKNDDGFAKALASLGDVFINDAFGAAHRAHASTVGITHYIKDAAAGALLKKEIEYLEGAVANPVRPFAAILGGAKVSGKIGVIENLGKKVDKVIIGGGMAFTFLKAKGMEIGNSLCEMDMLDFARGIEDHALSRGVKFYLPVDCVVAASREVGAETKIVPVQEIPKGWYALDIGPASVKLFNEAVQNAKTILWNGPMGVFEIDAYARGTLAMAHAIADAYALTIVGGGETSLAVHRAGESENISFISTGGGAALELLEGKTLPGLAALPDRPN; encoded by the coding sequence ATGAATTTGCACAAAAAAACGATCGACGATGTGCAACTTCGTGGCAAGCGGGTCATCATCCGCGCCGATTTCAACGTCCCGCTCGATGAATCGCTCCAGATTACCGATGACACCCGCATTCGCTCAACTCTGCCGACGATCAATCGCGTCGTCGACGAAGGAGCGAAGGTCATTCTCTGCTCTCACCTCGGTCGCCCGAAGGGTGCCTTCGACCCCAAATACAGCCTGGCGCCTGTTGCAAAACGATTGGGACGACTGCTCGGAAAGGACGTGATCTTCGCTCCGGACTGTATCGGCCCGGCCGTCGAGAAACTGGTGGCCAAGATGAAGGACGGGGATGTGCTCCTTCTGGAAAATCTGCGTTTTCACGCCGGCGAGGAAAAAAATGATGATGGCTTTGCCAAGGCCCTTGCTTCACTGGGCGATGTCTTCATCAATGATGCCTTCGGGGCGGCCCACCGGGCCCATGCCTCGACCGTCGGTATCACCCACTATATAAAGGACGCGGCGGCCGGCGCGCTGCTCAAGAAGGAGATCGAGTATCTTGAAGGTGCTGTCGCCAATCCCGTTCGGCCGTTTGCCGCTATCCTCGGGGGAGCCAAGGTCTCGGGGAAAATCGGCGTCATCGAAAACCTGGGAAAGAAAGTCGATAAAGTGATCATCGGCGGCGGTATGGCGTTTACGTTCTTGAAAGCGAAAGGCATGGAGATCGGCAATTCACTCTGCGAAATGGACATGTTGGATTTTGCCAGAGGCATCGAAGACCATGCCCTCTCACGCGGAGTCAAATTCTATTTGCCGGTCGATTGCGTCGTCGCGGCCAGCCGAGAGGTGGGCGCTGAAACCAAGATTGTTCCGGTACAGGAAATTCCCAAGGGTTGGTATGCCCTCGATATCGGACCGGCCTCCGTCAAACTGTTCAATGAGGCGGTCCAAAATGCAAAAACCATCCTGTGGAACGGACCGATGGGTGTGTTTGAAATCGACGCCTACGCCAGAGGCACCTTGGCCATGGCCCACGCAATCGCCGACGCCTACGCGCTCACGATCGTCGGCGGCGGTGAGACCTCATTGGCCGTTCATCGGGCCGGTGAATCTGAAAACATATCGTTCATCTCGACCGGGGGCGGCGCGGCCCTTGAATTACTGGAAGGCAAGACACTTCCCGGTCTCGCAGCGCTGCCTGATCGTCCAAACTGA
- the tpiA gene encoding triose-phosphate isomerase: MRTVLIVGNWKMNKTASEAVTFVQELSQRLPDTSTGVELVVAPPFTALESVRMALGTSSPIQLGAQDMFWEDYGAYTGEVSAPMLKDLGCRYVILGHSERRTLFGEQNDSIQKKIRAALKHGLRPILCIGESLTQRENGSTDDVVTQQLRESLSGFSSEALTDVTIAYEPIWAIGTGKSATTEQVVAAHRTIRRVLAAIASPAISQCTRILYGGSVTPANIESLLASDQIDGALIGGACLQVESFATIARVASAPRSIGV, from the coding sequence GTGCGTACAGTCCTGATCGTCGGCAATTGGAAGATGAACAAGACCGCGTCTGAAGCGGTGACCTTCGTTCAGGAGCTGAGCCAACGTCTGCCTGATACCTCCACAGGCGTTGAACTTGTCGTCGCCCCCCCTTTTACTGCGCTGGAATCCGTTCGTATGGCGCTGGGCACCTCATCTCCGATTCAGCTCGGAGCGCAGGACATGTTTTGGGAGGACTATGGTGCCTACACAGGAGAAGTCTCCGCTCCGATGCTGAAAGACCTCGGTTGTCGCTACGTGATTCTGGGCCATTCGGAACGGCGAACACTCTTCGGCGAACAAAACGACAGTATCCAGAAGAAAATCCGAGCAGCGCTCAAACACGGTCTCCGTCCGATCCTCTGCATCGGGGAGTCGCTCACGCAGCGGGAGAACGGTTCGACCGACGACGTGGTCACGCAACAACTGCGCGAGAGCTTATCCGGCTTTAGCAGCGAGGCACTGACCGATGTCACAATCGCCTATGAACCGATATGGGCCATCGGTACGGGCAAGTCGGCAACGACCGAGCAAGTCGTCGCCGCCCACCGGACTATTCGACGAGTCCTTGCCGCGATAGCTTCTCCCGCGATCAGCCAATGCACGAGGATCCTCTATGGGGGGAGCGTCACGCCCGCGAATATTGAATCGCTCCTTGCTTCAGACCAAATCGACGGCGCACTCATCGGCGGCGCTTGTCTCCAAGTCGAGTCCTTTGCTACAATTGCCAGGGTCGCATCAGCCCCACGATCAATAGGAGTTTGA
- a CDS encoding endonuclease MutS2, whose product MNETLSEHAAQALEWPRLLDLLAQHAQSTIGAAQCRSLSLSSDLADARLRQQETTEMAGLLDGSDPMPTLSFPDIREQLTRSRKGGTLEAGELRDCAVVFALMAEVERYAESHKDETQALAHVLSPLHSTTRSLRGILRAIEGAIQSDGSMKDTASPDLRRLTHQAQELKQEMRQRLEQILHSKRYEEVLQESYFVQREGRYVVPVKADMRGRIPGIVHDVSASGATIFLEPRELVELNNSIKVADLGIEREVHRILRELSGLVASKAEDIDQGVGALAECDVIKARAEMSRRLKCNPVALNEDGRIMLKRARHPLLLIAKDQVVANDLHLDETIRVLVISGPNTGGKTVTLKIVGLFALMVRGGLHLPCTPDSEMALFIDLYADIGDAQDLSRDLSSFSAHMTHMIRILSERAARPTSNDCSAPRSLVLLDEPVTSTDPQEGAALAEALLCRLAELNMKVVATTHYGALKELAQTTSGFANASVEFDVEQLAPTYRLFIGIPGGSSALEIAGRLGMDESILGEARKRLHRDGQRLDELMADLQRKQRQLIEDTEKAQRARQEAEQAAREAQVLRAQLQETEQEARRGLKKKIGEQFQRARAEVQATVDSLKREQKLIKAKETKQRLHELETQTRQELAPAGKSIPLEQLGIGDTVEIAGLGMTGSLLETPQGKKRVRVKVGEGEVLATVSNLVGLAGESASEVSAAPSENARRFPTGGGLGLDEQTVVDVRGQAADEALDQVVAALDRATLHGAPYLRIIHGHGTGRLKSVLREYLKESPYVAEFRPGDRAEGGDGVTVAKLQQT is encoded by the coding sequence GTGAACGAGACATTATCTGAACATGCAGCACAGGCCTTAGAGTGGCCTCGGCTGTTGGACCTTCTCGCACAACATGCACAGTCGACGATCGGAGCTGCTCAGTGCCGGTCGCTTTCCTTATCGAGCGATCTGGCGGATGCTCGCCTGCGCCAACAAGAGACGACCGAGATGGCCGGTTTGCTGGACGGGAGTGATCCGATGCCTACGCTGTCATTTCCCGATATTCGTGAGCAGCTGACTCGATCCCGGAAGGGAGGAACGCTTGAGGCCGGTGAGTTGCGAGACTGTGCGGTTGTGTTCGCCCTCATGGCAGAGGTGGAGCGATACGCCGAGTCTCATAAAGATGAGACTCAAGCCCTGGCCCACGTCTTGTCTCCGCTGCACAGCACCACTAGAAGTTTGCGCGGAATCTTGAGGGCTATCGAGGGCGCGATCCAATCCGACGGCTCTATGAAAGACACGGCTTCGCCGGATCTGCGACGCCTGACTCACCAGGCTCAGGAGCTGAAACAGGAGATGCGGCAGCGTCTGGAGCAGATCCTCCATTCCAAACGCTATGAAGAGGTGCTTCAAGAGTCGTATTTTGTCCAGCGAGAAGGACGCTATGTCGTGCCGGTGAAGGCGGATATGCGGGGAAGAATCCCCGGGATTGTCCACGATGTGTCGGCCAGCGGGGCAACCATCTTTCTGGAGCCGCGGGAGTTGGTCGAACTGAACAATTCCATCAAGGTGGCGGATCTGGGGATTGAGCGGGAGGTGCATCGCATCTTGCGGGAACTCAGCGGATTGGTGGCCTCCAAAGCGGAAGACATCGACCAAGGGGTGGGGGCGTTGGCCGAATGTGATGTGATCAAAGCAAGGGCGGAGATGAGTCGCCGGTTGAAGTGCAACCCAGTTGCATTGAATGAAGATGGCCGCATCATGCTCAAGCGGGCGCGGCATCCGTTGCTGCTCATCGCGAAAGATCAGGTTGTCGCGAACGACCTTCACCTGGATGAAACGATCCGTGTCCTGGTGATCTCCGGGCCGAATACGGGAGGAAAGACTGTCACGCTCAAGATCGTCGGATTGTTTGCGCTCATGGTGCGGGGCGGACTGCATCTTCCCTGTACTCCGGACTCCGAGATGGCGCTGTTTATCGACCTGTACGCCGATATCGGCGATGCACAGGACTTGAGCCGCGATCTGTCCAGTTTTTCCGCCCACATGACCCATATGATCCGGATTCTTTCCGAGAGGGCCGCCCGACCGACATCAAACGACTGCTCCGCGCCCCGCTCGCTTGTGCTTCTCGATGAGCCGGTGACTTCAACCGATCCGCAAGAAGGGGCGGCTTTGGCAGAGGCACTGCTCTGTCGTCTAGCTGAATTGAACATGAAAGTGGTGGCGACCACGCATTACGGTGCGCTCAAAGAGCTCGCGCAGACGACCTCTGGCTTTGCGAATGCCAGCGTGGAATTCGACGTGGAGCAGTTGGCGCCTACCTACCGATTATTCATCGGGATCCCAGGCGGCTCGTCCGCCTTGGAGATCGCGGGCCGCCTCGGTATGGACGAAAGTATATTGGGCGAGGCGCGGAAGCGACTTCATCGCGATGGCCAACGGCTCGATGAGTTGATGGCTGATTTGCAGCGGAAGCAACGCCAACTGATTGAGGATACCGAGAAGGCTCAGCGAGCCAGGCAAGAGGCCGAACAAGCGGCCCGAGAAGCACAAGTCCTTCGGGCGCAACTGCAGGAAACGGAACAGGAAGCTCGACGAGGGCTCAAGAAGAAAATCGGCGAGCAGTTTCAACGGGCTCGGGCGGAAGTGCAGGCCACCGTTGACTCCTTGAAGCGCGAGCAGAAGCTCATCAAGGCCAAGGAGACGAAACAGCGGTTGCATGAGTTGGAGACGCAAACTAGGCAGGAGCTTGCTCCGGCCGGCAAGTCGATTCCGCTTGAGCAACTTGGTATCGGCGATACGGTGGAAATAGCCGGTTTGGGCATGACGGGGAGTTTATTGGAAACGCCTCAAGGGAAGAAACGCGTGCGGGTTAAAGTTGGAGAAGGAGAAGTACTGGCGACTGTCTCGAATCTCGTCGGTCTGGCGGGCGAATCGGCTTCCGAGGTATCCGCTGCACCGTCGGAAAATGCCCGCCGGTTTCCAACTGGTGGAGGGCTTGGACTCGACGAACAGACGGTGGTGGACGTGCGAGGGCAAGCGGCTGATGAGGCGCTCGATCAGGTCGTCGCGGCATTGGATCGGGCGACTCTTCATGGCGCTCCGTACCTCCGCATCATCCATGGGCATGGAACCGGTCGTCTCAAATCCGTCCTGCGCGAGTATCTCAAAGAGTCGCCTTATGTAGCCGAGTTTCGCCCAGGAGATCGAGCCGAAGGCGGGGATGGTGTGACGGTGGCGAAATTGCAGCAAACATAG